A single region of the Aptenodytes patagonicus chromosome 7, bAptPat1.pri.cur, whole genome shotgun sequence genome encodes:
- the FAM161B gene encoding protein FAM161B: MGGRQSPLEPQANLRGDLGVSEEDEELEGFRQEAAVLRDKLWEALSRTSGNKRQSSSLIDLTSDSTWDQQKPHLFPKSRLRPKSASSPWIPSITIPQPFEMTLREARKKSQLMKSYVFLELDKQRDKRQSQDEAECQKQFRAQPVPAHVFLPLYQEIMEQNEIRRQIATQKRKELLLSTQRPFSFLEKEEKKKEAIRQKFLAAATPNESSKQKQVSKKVPKSTYEPLLGEKLKEAELYREIRIQMRAKDLLESSVALIDTSNCRREPQSRTATKTKQERLGFLQDKSFSFKPRINPTIPDFEGLYWAFQREAVRRQEIKEATRNKPFKLRTSNLRGRQRQANEKIKDSQQLSKVSLKKSHSLTGLSSLSSNTLPVHITDAARKRESAIRYSQDNKKEGDKEGIYWLEKQKKKCQAIQKSVNSRAKALDPHKSLEETHKEKSKQNWQNMRERTQEYRKELEEMQLRVKNRPYLFEQVTKHDARQGAERRYRHTLQQVGLSEEFVRKKGKDATDLLEEESDVHRAPNSRGEKDDCTVQEGEPQEEQSGKEVAT; the protein is encoded by the exons ATGGGAGGCCGTCAGTCTCCTTTAGAACCCCAGGCAAACTTAAGGGGTGACCTCGGGGTATCCGAAGAGGATGAGGAGCTCGAGGGTTTCAGGCAGGAGGCGGCAGTCCTGCGTGACAAGCTGTGGGAGGCTCTCAG TCGTACATctggtaacaaaaggcagtccaGTTCTTTGATCGACCTCACCTCGGACAGCACctgggatcagcaaaagcctcactTGTTTCCTAAATCCCGCTTGAGGCCAAAAAGTGCTTCATCTCCCTGGATTCCTTCCATCACCATCCCTCAGCCCTTCGAAATGACACTGCGGGAAGCTCGCAAAAAGTCCCAGTTGATGAAGTCATATGTGTTTCTTGAACTAGACAAACAGAGAGACAAAAGGCAAAGCCAGGACGAAGCTGAATGTCAGAAACAATTCCGGGCACAGCCTGTACCTGCCCATGTGTTTTTGCCCCTTTATCAGGAAATAATGGAACAGAATGAGATCCGTAGGCAAATagcaacacagaaaagaaaggagctgCTACTTTCAACCCAGCGGCCCTTCAGTttcctggagaaggaggagaaaaagaaagaagctatcAGACAAAAGTTCCTGGCGGCAGCAACCCCAAATGAGAGCTCCAAACAGAAGCAAGTCAGTAAAAAAGTTCCTAAATCTACTTATGAACCACTTCTTGGAGAGAAACTCAAAG AAGCTGAACTCTACAGAGAAATCCGCATTCAAATGAGAGCCAAGGATTTGCTTGAGAGCTCCGTAGCTCTTATAGATACTAGCAACTGTCGGAGGGAGCCTCAGTCCCGAACTGCCACTAAAACTAAGCAGGAGAGACTTGGCTTCTTGCAGGACAAAAGTTTCAGCTTCAAGCCAAGGATCAATCCAACAATACCGGATTTTGAAGGACTTTACTGGGCATTTCAGAGGGAAGCAGTAAGGAGACAAGAAATCAAAGAGGCAACTCGTAATAAGCCATTCAAGCTAAGAACCTCCAATCTCCgtggcaggcagaggcaggctaATGAAAAGATAAAG gattctCAGCAACTTTCCAaggtttcactgaaaaaaagtcattctCTGACTGgactttcctctctctcttccaacACCCTTCCAGTGCATATTACAGATGCAGCTAGAAAAAGGGAATCTGCTATTAG ATACTCCCAAGATAACAAAAAGGAAGGGGACAAAGAAGGAATTTATTggctggagaaacagaaaaagaaatgtcaagcTATCCAAAAGTCAGTGAACAGCCGAGCAAAAGCCCTGGATCCGCATAAAAGTCTGGAGGAAACACACAAGGAGAAGTCGAAACAGAACTG GCAAAATATGAGAGAGAGAACACAGGAATACAGAAAGGAGTTGGAAGAAATGCAGCTGCGAGTCAAGAACAGACCATACCTCTTTGAACAGGTCACCAAG CATGATGCTCGTCAAGGAGCAGAGCGTCGCTACAGACACACCCTCCAGCAGGTTGGGCTAAGCGAAGAATTTgtaaggaaaaaagggaaagatgcCACTGACTTGCTGGAAGAAGAATCTGATGTTCACAG AGCGCCGAACTCTCGGGGTGAAAAGGACGACTGTACTGTACAGGAAGGAGAACCTCAAGAGGAACAGAGCGGAAAGGAAGTGGCAACGTGA